CCGCTGCCTTCGGGTCGCCCGGAAGGCGATCAAAGGGTAGCCGAGCAGGCCGAGCAGGCTCACCCCCCCGGTTGGCCAGGCAAGACCCAGGCTGGCGAGCGGCACCGCCAGGCCCCAGACGCCGTTGCTGACCGCCTGGCGAAACCAGGGGCGGCCGGGCGTCTGGAAGTGACGGAAGGCCCCCTCGGCATAGGCGTGCCCGGCCCGGACATGACGACGCCACCACTGGCTGAACCGGGTCATCGCCAGGTCGTGCCGGGTCATCTCGGCATCGAGACGCACCACCTTCCAACCGTGATTCCGGAGCCGGAAGCAAAGGTCCGGCTCCTCTCCGGCAATCAAGGTCGGATCGAACCCACCGACACTTCGGAGCGCTTCGACCCGCATCAAGGCATCGCCGCCGCAGGCGTCGGCGTCGCCGACCGGCGTATCCCACTCCAGGTCGGCCAGACGATTGTAAACCGATGCTTCCGGATACCGCTCGCGACGTCTCCCACAGGCCACCGCCAATTCGGGCCGCGATTCCAGTGCCGAACGCGCCCGATCAATCCAGCCGTCGACCACCTCGCAATCGCCGTCCACGAACTGAACAAACTGCAATCCCGGTTCCAGCTCCAGGAGCCGATCCAGCCCAGCGTTCCTTGCCCTTGCGGCCGTGAACGGGATGCTCGTGTCCAGTTCGACAACCTCGACACCCCGCGCCCTCGCCTCCGCAACGCTCCCATCCTGAGATCCCGAATCGACATAGACGATCCGGCCCACCCGACCGACCATCGAATCGAGGCAAGCGATCAGTCGATCCCCCTCATTGCGGCCAATCGCCACCGCGCCAAGCGCATCGAGGGCCTGAAAGGTCGAGGACTCCGGTCGGGGCAGGGGGGCGGTCACGGATGCGAGGTCCTTCGAGGCGAGATGCTCAGGCTCGGGACGGCTTCGGGCCATAGCCGTCAGGGTGGGATTCGAGCCATCGCCAGGCGGTCTCAACGATCGCTCGGATGTCAGTATAACGGGGGCTCCAGCCTAATTCCGAGGCGATTTTCTCCGGGCTGGCGATCAACTCCGGCGGATCTCCTGGTCGTCGGCCGGCCAGGTCTCGGGCAATCGGTCGTCCGACCACCTCTTCACAGGCCTGGATCACCTCCAACACCGTTGCGCCGTGCCCGGAGCCGACGTTGTAAATTCGACCGTCCCCCGGCCCAATCGCCTCGACGGCCTTCTGATGCGCGTCGGCCAGGTCCTCGGTGTGAATATAGTCCCGAACGCAGGTGCCGTCCCGAGTCGGCCAGTCGGTCCCGAACACGGTCAGCTTTGGCCTCAATCCGGCCGCTGCCTGAAGGGTCAACGGAATCAGGTGCGTCTCGTGACGCCGATCTTCCCCGTACGTCCCATCCGGATCGGCTCCGGCGGCATTGAAGTACCGCAGGATTGCATAGCCGAGCCCGTACGCCGCCGCGTAATCCTTGATCAATCGCTCCGCCGCCAGCTTGGTCGTTCCGTACGGATGCTCCGGATTCTGCGGCGTCTCCTCGGTCAACGGCATCTCGGCCCGGTTGCCGTACGTCGCACAGGTGCTGCTGAAGACGATTCGAGGCACCTCCGCCCTCCGCATCGCATCGAGCACGCTCTTGGTCCCGACCACGTTGACCCGGTAGTAATTGTCCGGATCCTTGACCGAGTCCGGCACGATCGCCAACGCCGCGAAGTGCATCACCGCCTCAGCCTGGTGCCGTTTCAAGGCCTCGGTGAGGGCATCCGTATCAAGAATGTCTCCCACCACCAGGCGATCCCCTGGTACGCTCGGCGGGTTCCCTTCCGACAGGTCATCGAAGGCGATCGGGTCGTGCCCGTGCTTTACCAGCCACCTCAGGCAGGCGCTGCCGATATAGCCGGCGCCTCCGGTCAACAAGAGCTTCATCCGATCAGTTCCTCCGAGGGCCAAGCACCTTGACTCAAGCCCAGGATCCGCCGCTTCCGACCGACACCGCTTCCGGGCTGATTACCCAGAGCCTGCATATCATAACCAATAGGTCCCGACGCGCGGACCGGCACCCAACTCTGCCCGCCAGTCAACGAATCCCCCCGTCTCGAACCTCTCTCCTCTCTCCCTCTCATCGCGTCGTCTCGTGAACAGTTGCCGCTCAGGAGGTTTGTGGGACTGGGAGGAATTTTGGCGATTAAGCCGACTCAGCAACTTGCAGTCTCGTTCGAGTCGCACCATAATGAAGTCGGACCATTCGAGAAGGATGGTGCCAGCGCCACGGTGGCCCTGACGATGCATCACACATGATTGCATCGGCGGGGCTTTTTTCGTAAATGTGATCGACTGTTAACCATTCGTCAAGTTACGAGGACAAAGGGCGGGCTTATCCCAACGAGCCCGAGTGCGAGGTTCAACAACACCGATCAGAGGCTGTGCGAGCGGTCTCACCCGTCTCGAAGAGGTGCGTGTCGACACGACGTCGACAGACCGCAACGAGGTCTGTCAGGACGCGACACTCACACCCAACGCCCATCCCATGAATCGTGACGGTCAGGATGAGCCGGACCCGTCTGCGCCCAGCGTCTGCGCGAAGTAAACGATCGACTCGTCGATCACCACCGGGGGGTGATGCCGTTGAGGGCTCCGCCGGGACGTGAACCCTGTTCCGATCTGATCTGATCACCTGATTTCAACACGGGAAACCGGATCGACTCTCTCAAGCGTGAAGAAGTTCCGTTTCATCGAAGGATGCACTTCGTTCCTG
The genomic region above belongs to Tautonia rosea and contains:
- a CDS encoding glycosyltransferase family 2 protein — encoded protein: MTAPLPRPESSTFQALDALGAVAIGRNEGDRLIACLDSMVGRVGRIVYVDSGSQDGSVAEARARGVEVVELDTSIPFTAARARNAGLDRLLELEPGLQFVQFVDGDCEVVDGWIDRARSALESRPELAVACGRRRERYPEASVYNRLADLEWDTPVGDADACGGDALMRVEALRSVGGFDPTLIAGEEPDLCFRLRNHGWKVVRLDAEMTRHDLAMTRFSQWWRRHVRAGHAYAEGAFRHFQTPGRPWFRQAVSNGVWGLAVPLASLGLAWPTGGVSLLGLLGYPLIAFRATRRQRKRGTPAGQSALFGVSCAVSKFPQAVGELRFVANRLRGRRGALIEYKGATAKPIIPPRA
- the galE gene encoding UDP-glucose 4-epimerase GalE; this encodes MKLLLTGGAGYIGSACLRWLVKHGHDPIAFDDLSEGNPPSVPGDRLVVGDILDTDALTEALKRHQAEAVMHFAALAIVPDSVKDPDNYYRVNVVGTKSVLDAMRRAEVPRIVFSSTCATYGNRAEMPLTEETPQNPEHPYGTTKLAAERLIKDYAAAYGLGYAILRYFNAAGADPDGTYGEDRRHETHLIPLTLQAAAGLRPKLTVFGTDWPTRDGTCVRDYIHTEDLADAHQKAVEAIGPGDGRIYNVGSGHGATVLEVIQACEEVVGRPIARDLAGRRPGDPPELIASPEKIASELGWSPRYTDIRAIVETAWRWLESHPDGYGPKPSRA